The proteins below are encoded in one region of Pseudomonas entomophila L48:
- a CDS encoding DsbC family protein yields the protein MRVTQIFAAAALALASTFAAAAATETTAGAEQAIRKSLQNLELEVPVESVASSPLSGLYEVKLQGGRVLYASADGQFVMQGYLFQIQDGKPVNLTEKTERQGIAKLINGIPAGEMIVYPAKGETKSHITVFTDTTCPYCHKLHAEVPELNRRGIEVRYVAFPRQGLGSPGDEQLQAVWCSSDRRAALDKMVDGKEIKAAKCANPVGKQFALGQSIGVNGTPAIVLESGQVIPGYQPAPQVAKLALAGQQQAAK from the coding sequence ATGCGCGTGACCCAGATTTTCGCCGCCGCCGCCCTGGCGCTGGCCAGCACCTTTGCCGCCGCCGCGGCCACCGAGACGACTGCCGGCGCCGAGCAGGCGATCCGCAAGTCGTTGCAGAACCTCGAGCTGGAAGTGCCTGTCGAGAGCGTTGCCAGCAGCCCGCTCAGCGGCCTTTACGAAGTCAAGCTGCAGGGCGGCCGCGTGCTGTATGCCAGCGCCGACGGCCAGTTCGTGATGCAGGGCTACCTGTTCCAGATCCAGGACGGCAAGCCGGTCAACCTCACCGAGAAGACCGAGCGCCAAGGCATCGCCAAGCTCATCAACGGTATTCCGGCGGGCGAGATGATCGTCTACCCGGCCAAGGGCGAGACCAAGTCGCACATCACCGTGTTCACCGACACCACCTGCCCGTACTGCCACAAGCTGCATGCCGAAGTGCCCGAGCTCAACCGTCGCGGTATCGAAGTGCGCTACGTCGCCTTCCCGCGCCAGGGCCTGGGTTCGCCGGGTGACGAGCAGTTGCAGGCGGTCTGGTGTTCGAGCGACCGCCGCGCGGCGCTGGACAAGATGGTCGACGGCAAAGAGATCAAGGCCGCCAAGTGCGCCAACCCGGTGGGCAAGCAATTCGCCCTGGGCCAGTCGATCGGTGTCAACGGCACGCCGGCCATCGTGCTCGAAAGCGGCCAGGTGATCCCGGGCTACCAGCCGGCACCGCAGGTGGCCAAGCTGGCCCTGGCCGGCCAGCAGCAAGCGGCCAAGTAA
- a CDS encoding homoserine dehydrogenase has translation MKPVKVGICGLGTVGGGTFNVLQRNAEEIARRAGRGIEVAQIAMRSQNPNCQITGTPITADVFEVASNPEIDIVIELIGGYTIARDLVLKAIDNGKHVVTANKALIAVHGNEIFAKAREKGVIVAFEAAVAGGIPVIKAIREGLSANHINWLAGIINGTGNFILTEMRDKGRAFPDVLAEAQALGYAEADPTFDVEGIDAAHKLTILASIAFGIPLQFDKAYTEGITQLTTADVNYAEALGYRIKHLGVARRTSAGIELRVHPTLIPNDRLIANVNGVMNAVMVNGDAAGSTLYYGAGAGMEPTASSVVADLVDVVRAMTSDPENRVPHLAFQPDALSAHPILPIEACESAYYLRIQAKDHPGVLAQVASILSERGINIESIMQKEAEEQDGLVPMILLTHRVVEQRIDDAIVALEALQDVVGKVVRIRVEQLN, from the coding sequence GTGAAACCGGTCAAAGTAGGCATCTGTGGGTTGGGGACCGTCGGTGGCGGAACCTTCAATGTACTTCAGCGCAACGCCGAGGAGATCGCCCGCCGTGCCGGGCGCGGTATTGAAGTGGCACAGATTGCCATGCGCTCGCAGAACCCGAATTGCCAGATTACCGGTACCCCCATTACCGCTGATGTATTCGAAGTCGCGAGCAACCCCGAGATCGATATCGTCATCGAGCTGATCGGTGGCTACACCATCGCCCGCGACCTGGTGCTCAAGGCCATCGACAACGGCAAGCACGTGGTCACCGCCAACAAGGCGCTGATCGCCGTGCACGGCAACGAGATCTTCGCCAAGGCCCGCGAGAAGGGCGTCATCGTCGCCTTCGAGGCCGCGGTGGCCGGTGGCATCCCGGTGATCAAGGCCATCCGCGAAGGCCTGTCGGCCAACCATATCAACTGGCTGGCCGGGATCATCAACGGCACCGGCAACTTCATCCTCACCGAAATGCGCGACAAGGGCCGCGCGTTCCCCGACGTGCTGGCCGAGGCCCAGGCGCTGGGTTACGCCGAAGCCGACCCGACCTTCGACGTCGAGGGTATCGACGCCGCGCACAAGCTGACCATCCTGGCGTCCATCGCCTTTGGTATCCCGCTGCAGTTCGACAAGGCCTACACCGAAGGCATCACCCAGCTGACCACAGCCGACGTCAACTACGCCGAGGCCCTGGGCTATCGCATCAAGCACCTGGGCGTGGCCCGTCGCACCAGCGCCGGCATCGAGCTGCGCGTGCACCCGACGCTGATCCCCAACGACCGCCTGATCGCCAACGTCAACGGCGTGATGAACGCGGTGATGGTCAACGGCGATGCCGCTGGTTCCACGCTCTACTATGGCGCTGGAGCCGGCATGGAGCCGACCGCGTCGTCGGTGGTCGCCGACCTGGTCGACGTGGTTCGCGCCATGACCTCCGACCCTGAGAACCGCGTCCCTCACCTGGCCTTCCAGCCGGACGCGCTGTCGGCCCACCCGATCCTGCCGATCGAAGCCTGCGAAAGCGCCTACTACCTGCGCATCCAGGCCAAGGACCACCCGGGCGTGCTCGCCCAGGTCGCCAGTATCCTCTCGGAGCGCGGCATCAACATCGAGTCGATCATGCAGAAGGAAGCGGAAGAGCAGGATGGCCTGGTGCCGATGATCCTGCTTACCCACCGTGTGGTCGAGCAGCGCATCGACGACGCCATCGTCGCCCTGGAAGCGCTCCAGGATGTGGTCGGCAAGGTCGTGCGCATCCGCGTCGAACAGCTCAATTAA
- a CDS encoding response regulator — translation MRRLHVLIHQVRPSHQILLHQAFNALGVFDVRLHDQLSATKASLAQASALDVLVLDHGMPRRTGQALIDHLERVSEPRPLLFVGQADEKGPDLAREARKRGLRVIAELPWPLSTSVLDAALKRLKSSPDDGVGRAG, via the coding sequence ATGCGCAGGCTTCATGTCCTCATCCACCAAGTCCGTCCCTCCCATCAGATCCTCCTGCACCAGGCCTTCAACGCCCTTGGGGTGTTCGACGTGCGCCTGCACGATCAACTGTCCGCCACCAAGGCCAGCCTCGCCCAGGCGAGCGCTCTGGATGTGCTGGTACTTGACCATGGCATGCCCAGGCGCACCGGGCAGGCGTTGATCGATCATCTTGAGCGTGTGTCGGAGCCGCGGCCCTTGCTGTTCGTCGGGCAAGCCGACGAAAAGGGCCCGGATCTGGCCAGGGAGGCCCGCAAGAGGGGGCTGAGGGTTATTGCCGAGCTGCCCTGGCCTTTGTCGACCAGCGTGCTGGACGCTGCGCTCAAACGCCTGAAAAGCTCACCCGACGATGGGGTAGGGCGGGCTGGCTGA
- the thrC gene encoding threonine synthase, whose protein sequence is MRYISTRGQAPALNFEDVLLAGLASDGGLYVPENLPRFTQEEIASWAGLPYHELAFRVMRPFVDGSIADADFKKILEETYGNFAHAAVAPLRQLNGNEWVMELFHGPTLAFKDFALQLLGRLLDHVLVKRGERVVIVGATSGDTGSAAIEGCRRCDNVDIFILHPHQRVSEVQRRQMTTILGDNIHNIAIEGNFDDCQEMVKASFADQSFLKGTRLVAVNSINWARIMAQIVYYFHAALQLGGPARSVAFSVPTGNFGDIFAGYLARNMGLPISQLVVATNRNDILHRFMSGNQYVKDALHPTLSPSMDIMVSSNFERLLFDLHGRNGAAVAALMDTFKQGGGFSVEADRWTEARKLFDSLAVTDEQTCETIAEVFKSTGEVLDPHTAIGVKAARECRRSLDTPMVVLGTAHPVKFPEAVEKAGVGKALELPAHLSDLFSREERCTVLANDLKTVQAFVSQHGNRGKPL, encoded by the coding sequence ATGCGCTATATCAGTACCCGCGGCCAGGCTCCGGCCCTGAACTTCGAAGACGTCCTGCTGGCTGGCCTGGCCAGCGATGGCGGCCTGTACGTTCCCGAGAACCTGCCACGCTTCACCCAGGAAGAGATCGCCTCCTGGGCCGGCCTGCCGTACCACGAGCTGGCCTTCCGGGTGATGCGCCCGTTCGTCGACGGCAGCATCGCCGACGCCGATTTCAAGAAGATTCTCGAAGAGACCTACGGCAACTTCGCCCATGCCGCCGTCGCGCCACTGCGTCAGCTGAACGGCAACGAGTGGGTGATGGAACTGTTCCACGGCCCGACCCTGGCGTTCAAGGATTTCGCCCTGCAACTGCTCGGCCGCCTGCTCGACCACGTGCTGGTCAAGCGTGGCGAGCGCGTGGTGATCGTCGGCGCCACCAGCGGTGACACCGGCTCCGCCGCCATCGAAGGCTGCCGCCGTTGCGACAACGTCGACATCTTCATCCTGCACCCGCACCAGCGCGTGTCGGAAGTGCAGCGCCGGCAGATGACCACCATCCTGGGTGACAACATCCACAACATCGCCATCGAGGGTAACTTCGACGACTGCCAGGAGATGGTCAAGGCCAGTTTCGCTGACCAGTCGTTCCTCAAGGGTACTCGCCTGGTAGCGGTCAACTCGATCAACTGGGCGCGGATCATGGCCCAGATCGTCTACTACTTCCACGCCGCCCTGCAGCTGGGTGGCCCGGCCCGTTCGGTGGCGTTCTCGGTACCGACCGGCAACTTCGGCGACATCTTCGCCGGTTACCTGGCTCGCAACATGGGCCTGCCGATCAGCCAGCTGGTGGTGGCGACCAACCGCAACGACATCCTGCACCGCTTCATGAGCGGCAACCAGTACGTCAAGGATGCCCTGCACCCGACGCTGTCGCCATCGATGGACATCATGGTCTCGTCGAACTTCGAGCGCCTGCTGTTCGACCTGCACGGCCGCAACGGCGCCGCCGTGGCCGCGTTGATGGACACCTTCAAGCAAGGCGGCGGCTTCAGTGTCGAGGCAGATCGCTGGACCGAAGCCCGCAAGCTGTTCGACTCGCTGGCCGTTACCGACGAGCAGACCTGCGAAACCATCGCCGAGGTGTTCAAGAGCACCGGCGAAGTGCTCGACCCGCACACCGCGATCGGCGTCAAGGCCGCCCGTGAGTGCCGCCGCAGCCTGGACACACCGATGGTGGTGCTGGGCACTGCGCACCCGGTCAAGTTCCCCGAAGCGGTGGAGAAGGCCGGCGTTGGCAAGGCCCTCGAGCTGCCCGCGCACCTCAGCGACCTGTTCAGCCGTGAAGAACGCTGCACGGTGTTGGCCAACGACCTGAAGACTGTCCAGGCCTTCGTCAGCCAGCACGGTAACCGCGGCAAGCCTCTGTAA
- a CDS encoding DUF3509 domain-containing protein: MERICRLLNDALTPYHASLGALDASGNRQLTLYDEQGAETLRRQVCARQLVEQQLLVDLVDGLHRDLQIAEGRLQPCVIAALQHRQERQGTFA; this comes from the coding sequence ATGGAAAGAATCTGCAGGCTGCTCAACGACGCTCTGACCCCTTACCACGCCTCGCTTGGCGCCCTCGACGCCAGCGGTAATCGCCAACTGACCCTCTATGACGAACAGGGTGCCGAGACGTTGCGGCGCCAGGTGTGCGCGCGACAGTTGGTCGAGCAACAGCTGCTGGTCGATCTGGTCGATGGCCTGCACCGTGACCTGCAGATTGCCGAGGGCCGGCTGCAACCTTGTGTGATCGCTGCCTTGCAACATCGTCAGGAACGCCAGGGAACCTTTGCCTGA
- the xerD gene encoding site-specific tyrosine recombinase XerD produces MPALDHPLIDQFLDALWLEKGLSDNTRTSYRSDLALFNGWLQEQGVALPDAGRELILDHLAWRFDQAYKPRSTARFLSGVRGFYRYLLRERMIAVDPTLQVDMPQLGRPLPKSLSEADVEALLKAPDLGEAIGQRDRAMLEVLYACGLRVTELVSLTLDQVNLRQGVLRVMGKGSKERLVPMGEEAVLWLERYLRDGRAELLNGRPSDVLFPSLRGEQMTRQTFWHRIKHHARVAGIDKPLSPHTLRHAFATHLLNHGADLRVVQMLLGHSDLSTTQIYTHVAKARLQQLHAQHHPRG; encoded by the coding sequence ATGCCAGCCCTAGACCACCCCCTGATCGACCAGTTCCTCGATGCCCTCTGGCTGGAGAAGGGCCTGTCCGACAACACCCGCACCTCTTATCGAAGCGACCTGGCGCTGTTCAATGGCTGGCTTCAGGAGCAGGGCGTGGCGCTGCCTGACGCCGGTCGCGAGTTGATCCTCGACCACCTGGCCTGGCGTTTCGACCAGGCCTACAAGCCCCGTTCGACTGCACGGTTTCTCTCTGGCGTGCGGGGTTTCTACCGCTATCTGCTGCGCGAGCGGATGATCGCCGTCGACCCGACCTTGCAGGTCGACATGCCGCAACTCGGCCGTCCGTTGCCCAAATCCCTGTCGGAAGCCGATGTCGAAGCGTTGCTCAAGGCCCCCGACCTGGGCGAGGCCATCGGCCAGCGCGACCGGGCCATGCTCGAAGTGCTCTACGCCTGCGGGTTACGGGTGACCGAACTGGTCAGCCTGACGCTGGACCAGGTCAACCTGCGCCAGGGCGTGTTGCGGGTGATGGGCAAGGGCAGCAAGGAGCGCCTGGTGCCGATGGGTGAGGAGGCCGTGCTGTGGCTCGAACGCTACCTGCGTGATGGTCGTGCCGAACTACTCAACGGGCGGCCCAGCGACGTGCTGTTCCCCAGCCTGCGCGGCGAGCAGATGACCCGGCAGACCTTCTGGCATCGGATCAAGCACCACGCGCGGGTGGCGGGCATCGACAAGCCGTTGTCGCCGCACACCCTGCGCCACGCGTTCGCCACCCACCTGCTCAACCACGGCGCCGACCTGCGCGTGGTGCAGATGTTGCTGGGGCACAGCGACCTCTCCACCACGCAGATCTACACCCACGTGGCCAAGGCGCGCCTGCAGCAGCTGCACGCCCAGCACCACCCGCGTGGATGA
- a CDS encoding CaiB/BaiF CoA transferase family protein, whose amino-acid sequence MPTPSKPLAGLKVIELGTLIAGPFASRICAEFGAEVVKVESPDGGDPLRKWRKLYEGTSLWWFVQARNKQSLTLNLKHPEGREVLKRLLAEADILIENFRPGVLEKLGLGWDVLHALNPNLVMVRLSGFGQTGPMKDQPGFGAVGESMGGLRYITGFEDRPPVRTGISIGDSIAALWGVIGALMALRHREVNGGQGQVVDVALYEAIFAMMESMVPEFDVFGFIRERTGNIMPGITPSSIHTTLDGRHVQIGANGDAIFKRFMQAIGRDDLANDATLASNDGRDARRDELYGVIDRWANSLPLADVMQTLNAAEVPASRIYSAEDMFNDPQYLAREMFLQARLPDGKPFKMPGIVPKLSDTPGSTEWVGPALGEHTTAVLTGLGYDAAAIARLREAGTV is encoded by the coding sequence ATGCCCACGCCCAGCAAACCTCTCGCCGGCCTGAAAGTCATCGAGCTCGGCACCCTGATCGCCGGCCCCTTCGCTTCGCGCATCTGTGCAGAGTTCGGCGCCGAGGTGGTCAAGGTGGAATCGCCGGACGGCGGCGACCCTCTACGCAAGTGGCGCAAGCTGTACGAGGGCACGTCGCTGTGGTGGTTCGTCCAGGCGCGCAACAAGCAATCGCTGACGCTGAACCTCAAGCACCCCGAAGGCCGCGAGGTGCTCAAACGCCTGCTGGCCGAAGCCGACATCCTGATCGAGAACTTCCGCCCCGGCGTGCTGGAGAAACTCGGCCTGGGCTGGGATGTGCTGCATGCGCTCAACCCGAACCTGGTGATGGTGCGCCTGTCGGGCTTCGGCCAGACCGGTCCGATGAAGGACCAGCCAGGTTTCGGTGCAGTGGGCGAATCGATGGGCGGGCTGCGCTACATCACCGGCTTCGAGGACCGCCCACCGGTGCGTACCGGCATCTCCATCGGCGACTCGATCGCCGCGCTGTGGGGCGTGATCGGCGCGCTGATGGCCCTGCGTCATCGCGAAGTCAATGGCGGCCAGGGCCAGGTGGTGGATGTGGCCCTGTACGAAGCGATCTTCGCCATGATGGAAAGCATGGTCCCGGAGTTCGACGTGTTCGGTTTCATACGCGAGCGCACCGGCAACATCATGCCGGGCATCACCCCCTCTTCCATCCACACCACGCTGGATGGCCGCCATGTGCAGATCGGCGCCAATGGCGATGCAATCTTCAAACGCTTCATGCAGGCCATTGGCCGCGACGACCTGGCCAATGACGCCACGCTGGCCAGCAACGATGGCCGCGATGCGCGCCGTGACGAGCTGTACGGGGTGATCGACCGCTGGGCCAACAGCCTGCCACTGGCCGACGTGATGCAGACGCTCAACGCGGCCGAAGTACCCGCCAGCCGCATCTATTCGGCCGAGGACATGTTCAACGACCCGCAGTACCTGGCCCGCGAAATGTTCCTCCAGGCCCGGCTGCCGGATGGCAAGCCCTTCAAGATGCCTGGCATCGTGCCCAAGCTTTCCGATACGCCGGGCTCTACCGAATGGGTCGGCCCAGCCCTCGGCGAGCACACCACCGCGGTACTTACCGGCCTGGGCTACGACGCGGCGGCCATTGCCCGCCTGCGTGAAGCCGGCACGGTCTGA
- a CDS encoding TIGR02285 family protein, with amino-acid sequence MRLGRLPALCCLMLALLAGPAAQAKERLLWLVRDLPPFTIFEGAAKGQGVIDQLLPLLIAQMPEYEHSIVRVNRARGLQMLQEPSFTCDPTLLWTPEREKYVHFSLASLGVLSSGLVVRRQDEALLAPFLDEQQVDLKRLLNQTQLKLGIVAERSYSAQVDEILRQLPDSAFSRHYGNDATASLLQMQQLGRLQLVLGYWPEMRYLIQQQGGSLDDYRFHPIQGVNRYQFLHVGCSDTPLGREAIAHVDQLLPELRTDTLPGLYARWLDPELQTDYLEQARHFFDDQSPR; translated from the coding sequence ATGCGCCTCGGTCGCCTGCCCGCGCTGTGCTGCCTGATGTTGGCCCTGCTTGCAGGGCCAGCAGCCCAGGCCAAGGAGCGCCTGCTCTGGCTGGTGCGCGACCTGCCGCCATTCACCATTTTCGAAGGGGCCGCCAAAGGCCAGGGTGTGATCGATCAGTTGTTGCCATTGCTGATCGCGCAGATGCCCGAGTACGAGCACAGCATTGTCCGAGTCAACCGCGCCCGGGGCCTGCAGATGCTTCAGGAGCCGAGCTTCACCTGCGACCCCACCTTGCTGTGGACCCCTGAGCGCGAGAAATACGTGCACTTTTCCCTGGCATCTTTGGGCGTGCTGAGCAGCGGGCTGGTGGTGCGCAGGCAGGACGAAGCACTGCTTGCCCCGTTCCTGGATGAGCAACAGGTCGACCTCAAGCGATTGCTGAACCAGACCCAGCTCAAGCTTGGCATCGTCGCCGAGCGCAGCTACAGCGCCCAGGTGGACGAAATCCTTCGCCAGCTGCCCGACAGCGCCTTCAGCCGTCACTACGGCAACGACGCCACCGCCAGCCTGTTGCAGATGCAGCAGCTGGGGCGCCTGCAACTGGTACTCGGCTACTGGCCCGAAATGCGCTACCTCATTCAGCAACAGGGCGGCTCGCTGGACGACTATCGCTTTCATCCGATCCAGGGCGTGAACCGCTATCAGTTCCTCCATGTGGGCTGCTCGGACACCCCCCTGGGGCGCGAAGCCATCGCCCATGTCGACCAGTTGTTGCCCGAATTGCGAACCGACACGCTACCTGGGCTATATGCGCGCTGGCTGGACCCTGAGCTGCAAACGGACTATCTCGAACAGGCCCGGCACTTTTTCGACGATCAATCACCGCGCTAG
- a CDS encoding YaeQ family protein — MAQPSTTYKFELNLTDLDRGVYESVRQTIARHPSETEERMAVRLLAYALWYNEQLSFGRGLSDVDEAALWEKSLDDRILHWIEVGQPDAERLTWCSRRTERTSLLAYGSLRVWQNKVVDAVKGLKNLSIAAVPQEVLETLATDMPRTIKWDVMISEGTVFVTDDRGQHEVQLEWLLGERG; from the coding sequence ATGGCCCAGCCGTCCACCACCTACAAGTTCGAACTGAATCTGACCGACCTCGACCGCGGTGTATACGAGAGCGTTCGCCAGACCATCGCCCGTCACCCCTCGGAGACCGAGGAGCGTATGGCCGTGCGCCTGCTGGCCTACGCTCTTTGGTACAACGAGCAGCTGTCGTTCGGCCGTGGCCTGTCGGACGTCGACGAAGCGGCACTGTGGGAAAAGAGCCTGGATGATCGCATCCTGCACTGGATCGAAGTCGGCCAGCCCGATGCCGAGCGCCTGACCTGGTGCTCGCGCCGTACCGAGCGCACCAGCCTGCTGGCCTACGGTAGTCTGCGGGTGTGGCAGAACAAAGTGGTCGATGCGGTCAAGGGCCTGAAGAACCTGAGCATCGCCGCGGTACCGCAGGAGGTGCTGGAAACCCTGGCCACCGACATGCCGCGGACCATCAAGTGGGACGTGATGATCAGCGAAGGCACGGTGTTCGTCACCGACGACCGTGGCCAGCACGAAGTTCAGCTCGAGTGGCTGCTCGGCGAGCGCGGCTGA
- a CDS encoding TetR/AcrR family transcriptional regulator, with product MRIPMSNDAPIGPGRPKDLAKREAILEAAKSLFLSLGYANTSMDAVAAAAGVSKLTVYSHFTDKQTLFGAAVMATCQTQLPDLIFEYPDRVALEDVLLNIARGFQALISSDESVKLSRLIFALGSQDPGFGQYFYEAGPKRVLAGMEALLRCVDQRGLLRIDNPLRAAEHFFCLVKGAPDYRLLLGCAPALTGDEVEVHVREVVGVFMRAYGG from the coding sequence ATGCGGATACCCATGTCCAACGACGCACCCATCGGCCCAGGTCGGCCCAAGGACCTGGCCAAACGCGAGGCCATCCTCGAAGCGGCCAAGTCGCTGTTTCTCAGCCTTGGCTATGCCAACACCAGCATGGATGCGGTCGCTGCGGCGGCAGGTGTTTCAAAACTCACGGTCTACAGCCACTTCACCGACAAGCAGACCTTGTTCGGCGCGGCAGTCATGGCGACCTGCCAGACCCAACTGCCCGATCTGATCTTCGAGTACCCCGACAGGGTGGCGCTGGAGGACGTGCTGTTGAACATCGCGCGGGGGTTCCAGGCGCTGATCAGCTCGGACGAGTCGGTCAAGCTCAGCCGGCTGATTTTTGCCTTGGGGAGCCAGGATCCGGGGTTCGGGCAGTACTTCTACGAGGCGGGGCCGAAGCGGGTGTTGGCCGGGATGGAGGCGCTGTTGCGCTGTGTTGACCAACGCGGGCTGCTGCGCATCGACAACCCGCTGCGGGCGGCGGAGCACTTCTTCTGCCTGGTCAAGGGGGCGCCGGATTATCGGTTGTTGCTGGGGTGTGCGCCGGCGTTGACGGGGGATGAGGTGGAGGTGCATGTGCGGGAGGTGGTGGGGGTGTTCATGCGGGCTTATGGGGGATAG
- the recJ gene encoding single-stranded-DNA-specific exonuclease RecJ produces MRIEPRPLPSTLPFLGNLPPLLTRLYAARGVQSETELDKGLARLLPFQQLKGIDAAVDLLVEALDQRQRILIVGDFDADGATASTVGVLGLRLLGAAHVDYLVPNRFEYGYGLTPEIVQVALERQPQLLITVDNGISSVDGVAAAKAAGLRVLVTDHHLPGEQLPDADAIVNPNQPGCEFPSKSLAGVGVIFYVLMALRARLRSLGRYETQAQPNIGELLDLVALGSVADVVPLDANNRILVHQGLERIRAGRARPGLKAILEVARRDHRRITSTDLGFILGPRLNAAGRLDDMSLGIECLLCEDAALALDMAQELDGLNQDRKSIEQGMQREALAQLKDLPVESMPYGLCLFDADWHQGVIGILASRLKERYHRPTIAFADAGEGMLKGSARSVAGFHIRDALDAVAARYPSLISKFGGHAMAAGLSLPADNFPAFAEAFDAEVRRQLREEDLTGRLLSDGSLAVEEFHLELARALRNAGPWGQHFPEPLFHGVFQLVSQRVVGERHLKVVLKSECGAVTLDGIAFGVDREVWPNPTVRWVELAYKLDVNEFRGNESVQLMIAHMEAR; encoded by the coding sequence ATGCGTATCGAACCTCGTCCCCTGCCGTCGACCCTGCCGTTTCTGGGTAACCTGCCGCCTTTGCTGACCCGCCTGTATGCCGCCCGTGGCGTTCAGTCGGAAACCGAGTTGGACAAGGGCCTGGCGCGTTTGTTGCCGTTCCAGCAGCTCAAAGGTATCGATGCGGCGGTGGACCTGCTGGTCGAGGCCCTCGACCAGCGCCAGCGGATTCTCATTGTCGGCGATTTCGACGCCGACGGTGCCACCGCCAGCACGGTGGGGGTGCTGGGCCTGCGTCTGCTGGGCGCGGCCCACGTCGATTACCTGGTACCCAACCGATTCGAGTATGGTTACGGCCTGACGCCCGAGATCGTCCAGGTTGCGCTGGAGCGTCAGCCGCAGCTATTGATCACCGTGGATAACGGCATTTCCAGTGTCGACGGTGTGGCGGCCGCCAAGGCTGCGGGGTTGAGGGTGCTGGTCACCGACCACCACTTGCCTGGCGAGCAGTTGCCGGATGCCGATGCCATCGTCAACCCGAACCAGCCTGGTTGCGAGTTCCCGAGCAAGTCGCTGGCGGGCGTCGGGGTGATCTTCTATGTGCTGATGGCCCTGCGCGCGCGCCTGCGCAGCCTCGGGCGCTACGAAACGCAGGCGCAGCCGAACATCGGCGAACTGCTCGATCTGGTTGCGTTGGGCAGTGTCGCCGACGTGGTGCCGCTGGATGCCAACAACCGCATCCTGGTGCACCAGGGGCTCGAGCGTATCCGCGCCGGCCGTGCGCGGCCTGGGCTCAAGGCCATTCTCGAGGTGGCCCGGCGTGACCATCGGCGTATCACCTCCACCGACCTGGGCTTCATTCTCGGCCCTCGGCTCAATGCAGCCGGCCGACTGGATGACATGAGCCTCGGCATTGAATGCCTGCTGTGCGAGGACGCTGCGCTGGCGCTAGACATGGCCCAGGAGCTGGATGGCCTGAACCAGGACCGCAAGTCCATCGAGCAGGGCATGCAGCGCGAGGCGCTGGCCCAGCTCAAGGATCTGCCGGTGGAGTCCATGCCCTATGGGCTTTGCCTGTTCGACGCTGACTGGCACCAGGGGGTGATCGGGATTCTGGCGTCACGCCTGAAGGAGCGTTACCACCGCCCGACCATCGCCTTTGCCGATGCGGGGGAGGGGATGCTCAAGGGCTCGGCGCGGTCGGTGGCGGGCTTCCATATTCGCGATGCGCTGGATGCGGTGGCGGCGCGATATCCGTCGTTGATCAGCAAGTTTGGTGGGCATGCGATGGCCGCTGGGTTGTCGTTGCCTGCCGACAACTTCCCGGCGTTTGCCGAGGCCTTCGATGCGGAGGTGCGGCGGCAGTTGCGTGAGGAGGACCTGACGGGGCGGTTGCTGTCGGATGGCTCGCTGGCGGTCGAGGAGTTTCACCTGGAGCTGGCGCGGGCCTTGCGTAATGCCGGGCCTTGGGGGCAGCACTTCCCTGAACCATTGTTCCATGGGGTGTTTCAGCTGGTCTCGCAGCGGGTCGTGGGGGAGCGGCATCTCAAGGTCGTGCTCAAGAGCGAGTGTGGGGCGGTGACGCTGGATGGGATTGCCTTTGGGGTGGATCGGGAGGTTTGGCCGAATCCTACAGTGCGGTGGGTGGAGTTGGCCTACAAGCTGGATGTGAATGAGTTTCGGGGGAATGAGAGTGTGCAGTTGATGATTGCGCATATGGAAGCGCGGTGA